One Vicia villosa cultivar HV-30 ecotype Madison, WI unplaced genomic scaffold, Vvil1.0 ctg.001354F_1_1, whole genome shotgun sequence genomic region harbors:
- the LOC131634792 gene encoding MDIS1-interacting receptor like kinase 2-like, producing the protein MVSITPPKLQSMKFLTFWLFFSMYFCTLINKSPVVVSSMTLSSASSTLQIREASTLLKWKSSLDKQSQALLSSWSGNNSCNWRGITCTKDSMHVSHVNLVNMSLKGTLESLNFSSLPNIITLDLSANLLNGSIPPHIERLSKLSYLDLSDNKLSGKIPYEITQLTSLHNLYMGGNVFNSSIPENIGELRNLREFDITNANLLGPIPISLGNLSFLSHLYLNGNNLSGKIPTTIGKLIKIKVLFLYGNNLSGSIPREIGDLLNLEYLNLHNNNLFGSIPQEIGKLVNLQILYLHVNNLSGSIPREIGELIQIKHLFLFSNNLSGSIPREIGELLNLEYLNLHDNNFFGSIPQEIGKLVNLQILYLHVNSLSGSIPREIGELIQIKHLFLFSNNLSGSIPREIGELLNLEYLNLHDNNFFGSIPQEIGKLVNLQILYLHVNSLSGSIPREIGELIQIKHLFLFSNNLSGSIPREIGELLNLEYLNLHDNNFFGSIPQEIGKLVNLQILYLHVNSLSGSIPRELRNLVNIKSLFLKDNILSGSIPSEIGMMRSMIQLDLSNNSLSGKIPPTIGNLSHLQDIFFQNNHLSGTIPTELNMLLNLVRLFVFDNNFIGQLPHNICFGGKLKSIDVTNNRFSGQVLKSLKNCSSLFRLWLQHNHFDGNITDDFGVYPNLKLLGLDDNNFYGHLSSNWGKLHNLTNLNISKNNLSGSIPPELGEASNLYSIDLSSNHLTGEIPKELGKLTMLGRLILNNNHLSGNVHVNIASLKELEILDVAANNLSGFIPKKLVTSSRLFNLNLSHNKFRGNIPGEFGEFKALESLDLSGNILDGTIPQMLGKLTHLETLNISHNNLSGFIPSSFDQMTSLSFVDISYNQLKGPLPDMRVFNNATIEVLRNNTDLCGKVFGLNPCIKPSHGSHNNKTKNLILLMVLPLAPGTLMLAFVCFKLLKHLCGTRTLRENQDGRTCVAPNNVFTIWSFDGKMVYENIIEATEEFDDKYLIGVGTHGTVYRAELHTGQIVAIKKIHLATNGENSDIRCFTNEIQALTEIRHRNIVKLYGFCSHSHVSFLVYDFVEKGSLDKILKNDEQATEFGWNNRVNVIKDVANALYYMHHDCFPPIVHRDISSKNILLDLEYVARVSDFGTAKLLNLDSDNWTSFAGTLGYSAPELAYTMEVNEKCDVYSFGVLALEILYGKHPGDIISNNIAGSKLDTMLLMDMLDQRLPRPMNAKAKQLLSITKTIISCLDESPRSRPTMEQVSMEISIS; encoded by the exons ATGGTGTCCATAACTCCTCCAAAGCTTCAGTCCATGAAGTTTCTAACCTTTTGGTTGTTTTTTTCAATGTACTTTTGTACACTCATAAATAAGTCTCCTGTTGTTGTTTCTTCCATGACACTTTCATCTGCTTCATCCACATTACAAATCAGAGAAGCAAGTACTTTGTTGAAGTGGAAATCAAGTCTTGACAAACAAAGCCAAGCTTTGCTGTCTTCATGGAGTGGTAATAACTCATGCAACTGGCGGGGAATTACATGTACTAAAGATTCCATGCATGTCTCTCATGTAAACCTCGTAAACATGAGTTTGAAAGGTACGCTTGAAAGTCTTAACTTCTCATCACTTCCAAATATTATCACTCTTGATCTTAGCGCCAACTTGTTGAATGGAAGTATTCCTCCTCATATTGAGAGGTTGTCTAAACTTTCCTATCTTGATCTTAGTGACAATAAACTTTCAGGAAAAATTCCATATGAAATAACACAGTTGACTAGTCTTCATAATTTATATATGGGTGGAAATGTTTTCAATAGTTCCATTCCTGAAAATATAGGTGAATTGAGGAATCTAAGAGAATTTGACATCACTAATGCAAATCTCTTAGGCCCTATCCCAATCTCACTAGGGAACTTGTCCTTTTTGTCACACTTGTATCTAAATGGAAACAATCTTTCTGGAAAAATTCCAACTACAATTGGAAAATTAATAAAGATAAAAGTTCTATTTCTTTATGGCAATAATCTTTCAGGGTCTATTCCTCGAGAAATTGGGGACTTACTAAACCTAGAATATTTAAACCTTCATAACAACAATCTGTTCGGATCTATTCCTCAAGAAATTGGGAAGTTAGTGAACCTACAAATTTTATATCTTCATGTCAATAATTTATCTGGATCTATTCCTCGAGAAATTGGAGAATTAATACAGATAAAACATTTGTTTCTTTTTAGCAATAATCTCTCTGGGTCTATTCCTCGAGAAATCGGGGAATTACTGAACCTAGAATATCTAAACCTTCATGATAACAATTTTTTCGGATCAATTCCTCAAGAAATTGGGAAGTTAGTGAACCTACAAATTTTATATCTTCATGTCAATAGTTTATCTGGATCTATTCCTCGAGAAATTGGAGAATTAATACAGATAAAACATTTGTTTCTTTTTAGCAATAATCTCTCTGGGTCTATTCCTCGAGAAATCGGGGAATTACTGAACCTAGAATATCTAAACCTTCATGATAACAATTTTTTCGGATCAATTCCTCAAGAAATTGGGAAGTTAGTGAACCTACAAATTTTATATCTTCATGTCAATAGTTTATCTGGATCTATTCCTCGAGAAATTGGAGAATTAATACAGATAAAACATTTGTTTCTTTTTAGCAATAATCTCTCTGGGTCTATTCCTCGAGAAATCGGGGAATTACTGAACCTAGAATATCTAAACCTTCATGATAACAATTTTTTCGGATCAATTCCTCAAGAAATTGGGAAGTTAGTGAACCTACAAATTTTATATCTTCATGTCAATAGTTTATCTGGATCTATTCCTCGAGAACTTCGGAATTTAGTGAACATAAAGAGTCTATTTCTTAAAGATAATATTCTTTCTGGATCTATTCCTAGCGAAATTGGAATGATGAGATCTATGATACAACTTGATCTGTCAAATAATTCTCTCTCTGGTAAAATCCCACCTACAATTGGAAACTTGAGTCATTTACAagatattttctttcaaaataaccATCTAAGTGGTACAATTCCAACGGAATTGAATATGCTTTTGAATTTGGTAAGATTGTTTGTATTTGACAACAATTTCATTGGTCAGTTGCCTCATAACATTTGCTTTGGTGGAAAACTGAAGTCAATTGATGTTACTAATAACCGTTTTAGTGGGCAAGTTTTGAAGAGTTTGAAGAATTGTTCTAGCCTTTTTAGACTTTGGCTTCAACATAACCATTTTGATGGAAACATAACTGATGATTTTGGTGTATACCCAAATTTGAAGCTCTTGGGATTGGATGACAATAATTTTTATGGCCATCTTTCATCCAACTGGGGTAAGTTACATAATTTGACAAATCTTAACATCTCCAAAAATAATTTATCAGGTTCTATACCACCTGAGCTCGGTGAAGCTTCCAACTTGTATTCAATTGACTTATCTTCAAACCATCTCACGGGAGAAATTCCAAAGGAGTTAGGAAAATTGACCATGTTGGGCAGACTCATTTTAAACAACAATCATCTTTCTGGTAATGTTCATGTAAACATAGCATCGCTAAAGGAACTTGAAATCTTAGATGTTGCAGCAAATAATCTAAGCGGTTTCATCCCAAAAAAACTTGTCACTTCCTCTAgattatttaacttaaatttGAGCCATAACAAATTTAGAGGAAATATTCCTGGTGAGTTTGGTGAATTTAAAGCCCTTGAAAGTCTGGATCTGAGTGGAAATATTTTGGATGGAACCATACCACAAATGCTTGGGAAATTGACACACTTGGAAACATTGAATATTTCGCATAACAATCTTTCTGGATTTATCCCTTCTTCCTTTGATCAGATGACTAGTTTGTCATTTGTTGATATATCATACAACCAATTGAAAGGCCCACTTCCAGATATGCGAGTATTCAATAATGCAACCATTGAAGTGTTGAGGAATAATACAGACTTGTGCGGTAAAGTTTTTGGCTTGAATCCTTGCATAAAACCAAGCCATGGATCTCATAATAATAAGACTAAGAATTTGATCTTGTTGATGGTTTTACCTCTTGCACCTGGAACTCTAATGCTAGCATTTGTTTGTTTCAAACTCTTAAAGCATTTATGCGGAACACGAACCCTGAGAGAAAACCAGGATGGCAGAACTTGTGTTGCTCCGAATAATGTATTCACAATATGGAGTTTTGATGGGAAAATGGTGTATGAGAACATTATTGAAGCAACAGAAGAGTTTGATGACAAATATCTCATTGGTGTAGGAACGCATGGAACTGTCTACAGAGCTGAGTTACACACAGGCCAAATAGTTGCTATTAAAAAAATCCATTTAGCAACAAATGGAGAAAATTCTGATATAAGATGTTTCACAAATGAGATTCAAGCTCTGACTGAAATTCGTCATCGTAACATTGTGAAGCTATATGGATTTTGTTCACATTCACACGTATCGTTTTTGGTTTATGACTTTGTGGAGAAAGGCAGTCTAGATAAGATTTTGAAAAACGACGAACAAGCAACTGAATTTGGTTGGAATAATAGGGTGAATGTAATTAAAGATGTAGCAAATGCTTTATACTACATGCACCATGATTGTTTCCCTCCTATTGTTCATCGAGATATATCAAGCAAGAATATTCTTCTGGATTTAGAATATGTGGCTCGTGTCTCGGACTTTGGAACAGCTAAGCTTCTTAATCTTGATTCAGACAATTGGACCTCATTTGCAGGAACACTTGGATATTCTGCTCCAG AACTTGCATACACAATGGAAGTGAATGAGAAATGTGATGTATATAGTTTTGGAGTATTAGCATTGGAAATACTTTATGGGAAACACCCTGGAGACATCATATCTAATAACATAGCTGGATCAAAACTTGATACTATGTTATTGATGGATATGTTGGACCAACGTCTTCCTCGTCCAATGAATGCTAAAGCTAAGCAGCTGTTATCCATTACAAAGACAATAATTTCTTGCTTGGATGAAAGTCCACGATCTCGTCCAACCATGGAGCAGGTTTCAATGGAGATTTCAATATCATAA